Below is a window of Desulfovermiculus halophilus DSM 18834 DNA.
GATCGTCCCCACCCATGAAGCAGCCGGGCGGATCACAGCTCAAGCAGTGTACGCCAAATGCTCGTCTCCCACCTACCATTCCGCAGCCATGGACGGGATTGCAGTCAGAGCGGAAAGCACCTTTGCGGCCCGGGAAGGCAGTCCGGTCAGCCTCAAGGCAGGCCAAGATTATCAGCCGGTGAACACCGGAGAGCCTATGCCCGGGTTCGCCGATGCAGTGATCATGATCGAGCACGTGCACCAGGCTGACCAACAGACTGTGCACATCGAAGCTCCGGCCCATCCCTGGCAGCACGTCCGGCGCATCGGGGAAGACATTGTGGCCACTGAGCTGATCCTGCCCCAAAACCGGGTCCTGAATGCGTACGATATCGGTGCCTTGCTCAGCGGCGGGATCTTCGAGCTGAACGTTCGGCAAAAGCTGCGGGTCCGTATCATTCCCACCGGGGACGAAGTCCTGGACTTTACCACCCGGCCATCTCCCCAGCCTGGAGAGGTCATTGAGAGCAACTCGCAGGTGATGGGGTTAATGCTCGGATCCTGGGGCTGCGAGGTAACCCGGGTTCCTCCGGTTGCGGACAATGAACAGGAGCTCACTCAGGCCCTCCGGGACGCCCTGGACGCGGGAAGCCATATGGTCATCATCGGAGCAGGCTCTTCGGCCGGGACCAAGGACTACACCCGCAAGGCGATGGAAAACCTGGGAGAGGTGCTTATCCACGGCCTGGCGGCCATGCCGGGCAAGCCCAGTCTGTTCGGGCTGAGCGGCAACACCCTGCTGGTCGGAGCGCCGGGCTATCCGGTGAGCAGCGTGATCTGCTGCGAGCAGGTCCTGCGCCCCATTATCTTCTGGCTCGGCCATATCCGCCCCCCGTCCCGGCCCACGGTTCAAGTTTCCTTGACCCGCAGCGTTCCCTCCAAGCTGGGACAGGATGAATTCCTGCGCCTGAGCATCGGCCGGGTGGGCGAGCATTGGGTGGCGACCCCCTTGCCCCGGGGGGCCGGCCTGATCACCTCCCTGACCAAGGCCCAGGGCATGGCCAAGATCCCCAGGTCCTCGGAGGGCCATCCGGCGGACAAGCCCCTGACAGCCGAATGCCTGGTCTCCAGGGATGAGCTGGAGCAGACCCTGGTCTGTGTGGGCAGCCACGACAACATCCTGGATCTCTTGGCCAACGAGCTCATGGACCAGGAGAAGCCGATCACCCTGGCCTCCACCCATGTGGGCAGCGTGGGAGGACTGCAGGCCCTGAAGCGGGGAACCGCACACCTGGGCGGGTCCCATCTCTTTGATCCGGACAGTCAGGACTACAACTTCCCCTTTCTGGACAAGTACCTGCCTGGAGTGGAGGTGCAGGCGGTCAATGTGGCCATCCGCCATCAAGGCCTGATCGTGCCCAAAGGCAACCCGAAGAAAATTTCCACAATCAAGGATCTGGCCGACTCTCAATTGATGTTCAT
It encodes the following:
- a CDS encoding molybdopterin biosynthesis protein — translated: MTATRNIYLQTVPIEQAIEEIKSRIDRTALAGTEIVPTHEAAGRITAQAVYAKCSSPTYHSAAMDGIAVRAESTFAAREGSPVSLKAGQDYQPVNTGEPMPGFADAVIMIEHVHQADQQTVHIEAPAHPWQHVRRIGEDIVATELILPQNRVLNAYDIGALLSGGIFELNVRQKLRVRIIPTGDEVLDFTTRPSPQPGEVIESNSQVMGLMLGSWGCEVTRVPPVADNEQELTQALRDALDAGSHMVIIGAGSSAGTKDYTRKAMENLGEVLIHGLAAMPGKPSLFGLSGNTLLVGAPGYPVSSVICCEQVLRPIIFWLGHIRPPSRPTVQVSLTRSVPSKLGQDEFLRLSIGRVGEHWVATPLPRGAGLITSLTKAQGMAKIPRSSEGHPADKPLTAECLVSRDELEQTLVCVGSHDNILDLLANELMDQEKPITLASTHVGSVGGLQALKRGTAHLGGSHLFDPDSQDYNFPFLDKYLPGVEVQAVNVAIRHQGLIVPKGNPKKISTIKDLADSQLMFINRQRGAGTRILFDDHLRQAGISSDQITGYDQEEFTHMAVAVNVLSQTADCGMGIYAAAKALDLDFVPLARERYDLIIPAAHMQDPKVQTVLALLRDGDFQNKIEDLGGYETQLSGRIMQPGMGLGT